In Anopheles bellator chromosome 2, idAnoBellAS_SP24_06.2, whole genome shotgun sequence, the genomic stretch ACTGTGTACGAAACGGCGTGCATTACTGTGAACGCTCCGAAAGTGGATCTTGATGCCAGCCTAGACGATAAAGTGCCCAAGCGGAACGCGGCCGGTGTAACACTGGGCAAGGCTGGCACGGGCAACATGCTACACGTGGAAACGAATGGATCGGTTACGATGCAAAAGATGTCCTGGGCGGACAGCTTTTCTTTTATCAGCAAAATGGAGCACTAATGGCCATCCGTTGGGTGTGATAGTAGCGTTTAAAGCATTTAATAGACAGttatttattaaatcaaaTATTGTTCTTAATAGCCCAATTAAGCATACTTGTAGATGACATCTCATAAAAACGTACAATAAAACCGCTCAGTTATAGGCCGGAATCCAATCGGGTGCttctattttatttccttACCGATCAgtgaattatttattcttttaagCCTAATTGCACGTTGAACAGACATTAAGAAGAGAAAATGTTAGtgatattttacaatttgtaGATGAGATCTTTCATTTCCTTTACAACGCCAGTTTGACGCTTCGCTTAATGGTACATACGTTTCGATCATCAAAAGTTGACattttactttgttttacaatatattttatgatattttaagTTCAATTCTATGGTTTTTGATCTTCGACTACACCTCTTTTTCTAGCTTGTTGAAACGGGTTCATCTAGAATACAATTTGAATACGCTTTACAATGGCCATAGTTTTCGAAACTCTAGCGCGACACATTTTGCAAGGGAAATATGGCTctgttttaaaaaatggtcTTTAAAAGACATCCGAAATGGGTTTGCGTGATTTTTAAAAAGTATAGTAATTATCTACACAAGAAATGTATTTGGGATtgctttaaatatttatattttataacGCATCGCTTAAACTATGATAGATTTAGTGTAACTTTCATCCGCGATCCTATGAGTTCCATTATCTCTCTCGCTAGAGCTGTTCTACGACAGCTATGACTGGAAATGCATTCGCTGTATCgttacaaaaaaacacgagGAAATATTCGGCCAGAGTGACATCGACACATACATTACGTGGtttgtaaatgtttgttttaattcgcAAACGGTGACGCGTTGCGCTTCGGGGTGGAAGGCGCCAAATCCATAGTCCGGCAAACCCACCCAGCAATATCTACGTCCTCGGTCTCGATGTTCTTAATCCAATCGTGGTTCTACAATGGATAGAGTGATTAGATAGGAATCTCCAGCCATACAAAACCGGGTTTGATGGGGCGTACCATTAACGTCTTCAAGTCGGCCCGTTCCTCCGGATTCTTTTTCAGGCATCGGTCGACGAAATCTTTGAAACGGTCCGTGAATGAATTGTGCTCCAATCTCGGAGGCGGTTCGTTCACGATGTAATCGAGCAGCTCGAAGATGGCCATCGGTTTTGGCTCGATAATGTTCTGTCCGGGAGAGCTGTCGTCGCCTCTGTCTTGGAAAATTAAGTCCAACGTTTTACCGTCAGGCGGCGGAATGGGATACATTCCGATGGCCATCTCAACCAGCGAAAGACCCAACGACCAGATATCGGACTGCACGGAGTAATGCGTTCCCTGCAAACGTTCCGGCTGTAACGAGAGCAATCAGCATTGTCGATAGCACCACCTCATTTCTGTTAGGTCCCCCCAAAAACAGCAACTCACCGACATGTAACTGCGGGTACCGACGAAGGAATTAGCCATCGAATCAATCAGCTGCCCAGACACTCCGAAATCGCATATCTTGATCTCTCCGCTGCTGTTGACGAGGATGTTGCTAGGCTTAACGTCTCGGTGCATGATGGCGTGCTTGTCTCGCAGATAGCTCAAGCCCTTCAGCACAGCGGCCGTGATTTTGGCCAAAATAGCTTCCGGTATCCTGCCGGCCCGttttaaaatcaaatccaACGAACCACCGTCCATGTACTCCATGCAGATGCTGATTTCGCCATCGCTGTAGAACGCACCGTAGAATCCAACGATGTGTGGGAAGTTGCACTCGTGCAACACTTTCAGCTCGCGAATGATCTGCTTCTTGATGGCCGGCTTCACCTCCAGGTGTATCAGTTTGCGGGCCATTATCAGCTGCGTTGGAATGTGGCGCACCTTCATTACGACCCCGCCGTTTCCGGAGCCCAGCTCACCCAGCTTTTCCAGATCTTCGTCGCTCAGTTCGCCAATCTTTTCCTTTTGACTCAGAAACACTTTTATACGCTTGCGTGCACTCTCTTCCATCTCCAGTTCCTCGAGTGTTTCGGTGAGCGCGTCGATGCTGTTCTTAGGCTTGCCCAGCAGATTGTGTTTGCCGATCACGTACTCCGTACCGGATGGCGTTTTGAACGAGGGTGTCGGAGTGGTCTGCTGTCCAGCAGGAACgtccaccgaaccgggcggtAGAGTGAggttcagtttgtttttcgtcaTCTTACTCATCTGGTGCCGTGTTAAATGCGTGTTCAAGGATCAAATACTGACGAAAAACGAACGTACGAGCCAATTGACAACagatgcaataaaaacacaagAGGATCGCAGTACCAACTGGATCACAACGGATAATCACAGAAAATATCACTAGCGGACTATGCAAACACTGTTCAGCGACTCGTTAAACGCTTTAACTCGAATGGaatcgatttgtttcgctttgGTGTGTCTTTTCAGTAAAACAAGTGGAATAAAAAACTTCTCTGAAGTGAAAGAGATTGCCTGCGGATGGTTTTTTCCCtgtgtttactgtttgttCCGACTGACAGCTCGGTAACAGTGCTGCCAGACAGGCTGCCCACGATCTCGCCTAAATCCCGAACCTTATTCAATTCGCTAACAAGCATTTTGTGTTATTTCTGCTTGTTTCGTTCTAATTTCAATATGCAAAAAATTACAATTCATGTTGGCGTTAGAACATCTTTTATTTGCCTTATCTACACTATTATCATCAACATTTCTTCAAGGACGAGCTGTTGtagtgtttcattttgtttctgaCATATGCTTCCAAATTGGGCCAGTTGCAAAGCGCGCCATTTTTGCTGTCTAACGAGGTTCGAGGCGtattttgtaaatgtttaGATGCGGATCGGTCGGTTGCCGTAATTACGTGCACTGATTCATCGCAAGCCATTATAAATTGCCTAAAACGTGAGTGTTCTAGTTCAAGTGATTCACCATTCAATCAAAATCAACGTACTTAAGATTAAAAGTAGTCTCGAATGTTGTGACGGTTGTGTGTCCCGATTTTTTTACACAATGGAAGCCAAATCCCCTATCACCGAAAGGCCGGTGGCTAGTGGGTCTCCGTGGCAAGGGCCGATAGTTAAAAAGTTAAAGCAAAGCCTTTTACCATTCCAAGTGCTTTCAACTAACGGCAACGCTGGTCGTCTGTCAGCTTCACCATTAACACCGGTCGCGGCGGAGATTAGAAAACGGAAGCCCTCCAACGAATCCTCAGATTTGCAGAATGTGGCAAAGGTTGGGCGCATTTCCGAGACACCTTCGCCGCCGGCCGCATCGTACGATGCTGATGCAGCTGATGATGAACGTGAACCACTGGGTCGATCGTTCCGtagcgagagaaaaaagaaaaataaacagaaaaaatcaaccGCAAATCAATGCAAGATATTTATAAAGTTGCCCatggcgaaacggaaacgatcggGAGACAAGAATGCTCCGGAACAAAACAGTAAATCACTTGCATCATTGGTTGACATGGATCACATTTCGGATGAGGTACTGATGGATGACACGGATGAATCAGAGGACCTTGAGACAAATGACCCACCAGAAACTGGCAATGACAGTGAGGACAGTGAGCCAACGAGGAATTTTAAACAATCACCAGAATCTTCCAGTGACGGTTTGGAGACGAAAGAACAGTTAGTCGAAGGAACGCCATCAAAAAGCccaaaagcaaacgaagaaaCTGATGAAATGGTTTCGAAGGACTCGATCGCTAATTTAACAGATTCAAGCGAGCAAGATCATCAACAAACCAACGGGGAAGGAACATCAATAAACAATGGTACCTCATCACCGGGGTCGTGCAAGCAAGATGATAACCACCTGCCTGGTTCACCTGTGAAACGGGAAGAGAATGGAAATTTGCTGGCCGCTCAAGACGTATTGGATTCGGCGAACCGTACACCACCATCGGATTTTCACTCGAGCGAAGAGGACATTTACATGCTCTGCACTCCGAACACTAAAACGGTACCATCGAGCGCGGAAAAAAGTGCTTCAAGAAAGCTAACACCGAAACAGATTGCCCTTCGTTTGCATCGCGAAAAAACCCGGGCCCTGAAGGAACAGCAGAAGGAGGAAAAGCGCCTTCAActgcaaaaagagaaagacgAAAAGGCACGCGAAAAAGAAGAGCAAGAGCGCCAGCGGCGAAAGGAACGCGAAGAAAAGGAGGAACAGAAGCGCAAGGAGcgcgaagaaaaggaagatCAGAAGCGCAAGGAGCGCCAGGAGAAGGAACACGCAAAGCAAAAGGAGCGCGAGGAAAAAGAGGAACAGCGGCGCAAGGAGCgcgaagagaaggaaaaacggcgCCAGGATGAGCTGGAGCAAAAGCTCGAAGAAAAGCGCCTCAAAGACGAAGAGCGGCGCCGAAAGGAGGAGCAAAAAGAAGAGGAACGGAAGCGCAGAGATGAAGAGAAAGAGgcagaggaaaagaaaaagcaaagGGTGGCCGAAACGTTCACGAGCTTTTTCGTGAAGAAGCCAAGTGCAGCGACCTCCGGCGTCTTGAAAGCATCCGATGATGAAAATTCTCTGGGAAACATGTCAACGGGAGCAACGGGAAGAGAAGGAATGGAGGTGGCGCTAACAACCGGCACGGGAACACCTCCAAGGTTCATGCCGTTCTGTGTCAAGGGTGACATGCGCCTAGCGCCCACCACTAGAGCCACCCTCGATTCCAAGCAAAAGACAACGTTGGATGCTTTTCTACAACAGAGAAGCTTTGTCGCCCTCAAACCGGCATTGACGGTCGATAAGCTCTACCTTGGGGAGCTTACGAGCCGCTGCCATAATCCACGAACATCGGGAAAAACCTGGAACACcgaagaggaggaagatgaAAACGACGACATGATGATTGGCGGTGGTAAGGACAtgtattgttttttattctctTGTCTATGTACTAATTATCAACAATTACAGACGAAACAGTGTGCCACCAGATCGAGGAGGATCCAGATAGGACGAAGCAACGGTTCAAGGTAAAGTTCTTCCTTTTCGATGAAAACCAACGGCCACCGTATCGGGGAACATGGCGAAAGCGCAGCCAACAGATCAGTGCTCGGAGACCGTTTGCGTTGGATACGGTAGGTTCTATGAACCGTTGGTAACACTATTTAAAGAAATGCCCTAACCTATCGCTTCTGGTTACAGCACTTTTTCGATTACGACGTGGATTCGGACGACGAATGGGAAGAGGAGGAACCGGGAGAGTCTCTGCACGGCAGTGACGATGAAAAGGACGTAGATCACGAGGAGGATTACGAGGTGGACAATGAGTTCTTCGTGCCTCACGGCCATCTAAGCGACGAGGAGATGCAAGCTGAGGGTGAGGACGCCGATGGAGACCCGGCCCTGGATGATAACAGACCGCAGGTTCAGAAGGCCAAGTTGAAAATCCTCCAGCAGGAGTTTGTGGCcgaaatgaagaagaaaacggagaaaataaaaccccgCTTAATTGGGTGCATTTGGGAGAACGGTGGACACAAAGCTGGGCACACTGACCGTCCGGACTGCTCTGCCATCATCTGGAAGATGTTGACCGATCGGGCTATGCTTTACGACCCTTCGGAGCCGATCTCTTTCACGCTACCATCGACGGCTCCCACCAACAGCAATGACACTGAAGTGGATCCGGATGCCCAATCTCCAGGaaaagagaacgagaaagGCCCCAAACGGGTACGCATAACGGACGATGCCGTGTGCGACTTGATGCGGCTGGTGCACGGCAATACAAACAAGAGCAAGTTTCTGGTACGCGAATTTCAGGCGTTTTGGAAGAATTTAAACGGTGTCACGTTCAGTTTGGAAAGCATTCACCTCAAAATACGGGAAGTGGCCAGCTGGGGAGTATGCACGATCGATGGGCCGATGCTAGGAAAACCCTGTTGGACAGTGGACgatgaaattttgaaaatgcaCAAACTCACAACACTGACACTGCCGAACGAATGGAAGTATAGCCTGGAAGGGAACAATCAAACACGACGATACGCACAGAAACGCCGGGCACAAGAGGAAACCCAAGAGacaggccagccagcagatGAGTCCGTAAGCAATAAGAATCCGTCGCGAAAGAAGGTTAAGCCCAGTAACGGGCATGTCACACTGAAAACGCAGTCCATGTCGAACGCACCGGCGACCGTTAGCATAACAAAGTTTACGAAGAAGCTTTCAGCGGAAGAAAAGATGAAGATGCTTACGGGAATTGAAAAGAATTCCCCTAAACAGCGCGACGCTTTGGAAATCCCGGAAACAGTAACCTCTCCGAAGCCTGTCGCCAACAAACCGAtcaaaatgggtgccacacCGTCGCCTACATTGAAAAAACGGGCCCAGCTGTTGTCGGTTCCACGAGTAAAGGAACTGTCCTCCAAACTGAGTCCAATCAGCAAATTTCTAGCGAAAACCCCAAACAAAAGTCACACAGAAGCGGTCCAGAGTTCTTCTTGAAAGCTGCTGTAAAGCATCAGACATCATTCGCCATTCACGGGACGCATCCAGCGACTGCGGTTGGGTTGGAACCACAACCATGGGATGCTCCAGGCGCAACCATGGATGAAATTGTAGTGGATCTGTTTTGTAAGCGAAACACAAAGGGCACTGAACTCGTTTTTTACGGTTATTGACTCTAGCAGTAAGTTGGCTTCATCAATGTTTATATTTCGCGTGCTTTAGCTTAAcatgaattaaataaatatctcCATCTTTTTGGTGTCCTGTAACGCCAGGCAACTTTAATGCAGGCTGGATTTTTCAGTGACCTTTCTCTTTGACTAGCCGAACATCGTTTTTTGCTCATTCAAATATCGCGAATCTGTACCATAAATTACCTGGAATTGTTGGATTGCACATTCTACTATTAGTGGACCGCAACACGTTGTGGCGAATTTACGACCCGTACGTTTGGATTGTCAACGCGAACGAATCCTGCATCGGCCACTGTATCACGTTTAATGCGAACCGATTGTATTCAAATCAGAACAACTCGTTGCAGTTGTTCTGTTTGTTCGGTGCCTTCGCCTGTGCTCGGAAACAAGGTTACAAAGTATTCATTTATTGAACTGAACACATTCCAACCACAAAATTTATGACACtcttttcataaatttgtcaCTCGCCAAGCCAAACCTTCGTTTTTCCTACTCGTCGTTCCGCACCAGTTGTTGGGTGTTGAAGCCCGAAAGAATTCTGTTGCACACTGGCCGGCACGCAATGGGACATGGGACCCGGAGGCGGACAATGAGTTGATCCATGAGGTGGTTCCTCGGGTTCAAAATCATTCACAGTTGGTGCACCGTAATGTGACCAATTTCCTCTACCTTCACAAAAGCCCAAAATTGGGTCGCGTCTTCAGGCGATAACATGAAAATTGGCTTAatgatggccaccgtgtgctTCCGCGCTCTAGCGTCGAAAATGTGCCCAATGcacgtgaaagtgaaattcgacctggtggtgcaggtgcaTTTGACCTCAATGAGGTCTATCGACAGCCAGTGCTTCCTGCATTCAAACGGGGCGATGCTTTTGTGGTGCATTTGGCTATgtaagttttatgttttttgctttgctgacTCTTTGTTCATGGTTGACATGTTCCCATGTTCTAGCGTTCTAACGTTAAAGCCCAGCCTGGTCCCGTTGCCGGCTGTGGTAGCGCGTTGgggtttactgttttttttctccctttccgAAAGCATTGTACGATCGCTCATGCGATCAATCTGCTCTCGTCATGCTTATTGTAGTCGAACCGTCCAGTCGCCTGTATGTTTTAGCGGAAAATCTTGCCAACAATGAAGCGACAGCAGCATGTGCCAGATCACACATATGCGCCAGTTAGGGATGAGTTCACGTTTCAGTCGGCCGACAACGTTGGGAGCATTTGGGTCTGCCAGGTTAACTTGAACATCAGTACTGTGCAGTGCTTCAGGATTGTTAACTTTAAGCGTAAGTTTTCtttaacataaataaatggaaGTTTGAGAAGACAGTGACGTCAGAGTGTTTCTAAGTGTGGGCCATATTTGTTTTGCCGAATAATAGAATTGTAGATTGGTTTGGTCTGATTGGCCTAGACTGATTACCCTTCCAGTATCAGAAAAATATTGTAACGATTCGTTCGATTCCATTGCCCCAGTGATTGTGTGGAGTttgtaaaacacaaaaaggaaaaacaaaatagtgTAACATAAAAATTAGCAGCATGGCACCGTGGGGACCGGGGTCGATCTCGTAACGTTTTCCGGTATTCTTTGTTACGCACGtcgatttgaataataatagGAAAGTTTGCATAACTTCTGCGTGGATTCTGGGACGGCCTCGTGCGCTCGAAggttgttgctggtggaagtTGAAACTGCTATGTGGCAACTGTGGTGCGATTTATTCAATGTTTTCGTTACGTCCATGTTAGttatttgaaacaaacaatccaGTGTGGCCACCAACGACCAAAGTGAGAGCGTGTTTAGTGTTGTAGCGTGTTAGTTTTCTAGTATAGTTACAGCTAAAATAGTAGTAGTTAGTTAATTAGTTAGCTAGTTAGGTAGTTACAACCAAAATTCAATTGAAGATGCTCGGTGAATGAAGTTGTTGTATTTCTTTTAGATAGTTGGCGCCAATCCTCTGCAGAAACATTCGCCGTGAAGCGGATACGATGAGAGGCATCAGGAACACCCTGATCGCGTTGCTGCTGACCGTGCACGTGACGAGCGGCATGACCATTCCGGAACACATGGAGATCCTGGACGGCTACGATTTCGGTCCACCCATCACCGAACCCGATGGCGAAGATGAAGGATACGCAGAGCAGCGCAGTTTGTTGGAGCCATTCCTGTTTAGTGCGATCCGAAACCGACGGGCGAATCGCGCCAAACGGGAACTGGCAGAGGAGGCCACCACTACGCCGGCGGGGACCGATATCACCGAACATGAAGCGCTACCCGAGGCGGCGATGCACGTAATGAGGGCAGCATACGATCACGACAACAAGCCCGTGGTCGAAAGATCGTGGCCGAACACACCGCACAAACCCGAGTTTCAGGCGAAAGTGATACGGGAAGAGGATGACTCCAATGCGGCCGCTTCGGTGCAGGTGAACGAAGGCATAAAGTCACGTGCACCGAGGGTTAACTTTATAACGCAACAAACTAAAAAGTCCGACCAATCGGAAGGCGGAAACCCGGGCCGAGAGAAAGTGATTCGCGAACTCTACCGGAAACCGGTGACCGGCGTGTACTACGAGCGGCCACGACCGAAATCGTTCGACTCCTTCATGGCCCCCTCACAGCAACCCCTGTTTCCTTCGCGGATGTACAGCCGGTACGATCCGTTCCCCGTGATCGATCGGATGTACCCGCCGGCACCGCATCGGTACGATCACTACTACGAGCGGCGCTACGACGTGGACTACGATTCCTACTTTCCCCGTTACAAGTTCCCgttctactactactacccgGACAACCGGTACGACGTGCCGCTGTATCACCGCGATCGCAACTTTCTCTACACGAACGAGCTCCTCCACGGCATTCCTTCCACGCCTGGCTCACCGCCGATGCGCAATCGGCGGATCATCTACTACGCCACGCTGCCGGAAATTGTGCGGACACCTCCGAACGTGGAGCTGCGGTACCGGAAccgcgatcggttcgatcgccCACACGTGGTCAGCTCCACTCCGGCGTCGTTCGGTTCCTACAAAGCTCCGGACCGGTTCGGAAGTCCTGGCGACAGCCGCAAGGAAGATAAATACGTTAGCTCGAAACCAATCAAAATCGTTCGGGAAGCCGatttgctggctggcggtgtcGGGATTCAGTCCAGTAGCTCGCAGAACCGAAATGTACTGCCACCTGGACAGGAGAAGCGGTGGAGCGTCCGGAACATATAGATGATTTAGGAAACAGTGTACTGCACAGACGATTTCTCTACTTTATGGTAACGACcaatgataaatgatttcgCGAAGAAATTAGATATTTATTTCCTCCCAAAAGTCACGACGGAGAGCTGTTTATGATTTTTAACATACTACGGAAGCTTTATTTTATCCTTTGGATGAGATTAGTACAGTCAGCCACTCGGTGCTGGAGGTGGCTAAGAATTCTTTTCTCCATCGACACTTTTAATAAAACCGAAATATGTTCACTcatgtgtattttttttaaattgtttaatcTTATGCATCGCCAGGATTCAAGGCGTTATGGATGCGTGATATTCAGAAAACCTTATCTTACCATCGGAAATCTCATCAGAACATGTGCTGAAACGCATGACAATTAGACAATAATCTGCAGGAATTATGCTCTTCCAGAAGGCAGCATGTAGCTCTCTTGGTCGAAACACTACCACCTGGAAAGTGATTTATTTGCCCCGTAAGCCCCATAATCACGTTAATAACACACGGACGACGAGTGCCTTCCTTCCAACCTGGCACTTGAAGGTCATCTGCACCACCGGCTGCACCGTTCCGCGGACCATCCAACAACCAATTAGAGAAGGAAAAATAGTTAACTAACGAAACGGCGTGGCGGCCGAGACGCGAGAATTACACTAATTTCCCGGCAATTTACCCCGCTCTCCCCTTTGCACCGTGCGTTCTCGCGTTGGCCCTGCGCCGTCACCAGAACCGCGGAAGTCCGGAGGTTGGGTGAAAGAAATCCTCGGCACACAAATCGGCGCTACACTCGAAGGCCCCGCCACGGCGGCATTTGCATACGTTGCActggcggtggaaaactttgccttcCGGACAGGAGCGATTTCCGGCCGCCTGCTGCCGTTCGATGGCGTCGAGCAGGTCAAGGCTGTGCGAGCAGATCCGCTGGGCCGACTCTCCGATGGCGAGGCAGTTGATGAAGTTGCCGGGCCCCAGCGTTCGCCGGTGGCGCCgccacacaccaccgccgccccctGGTGGCGCTAAGAAAAGGAAGGGCTCCTCACGGTGAAGGAACTGATAATCCGCGGGCCGCACGCGAGGCAAGCCAGAGAGTGCACTTACATAAAGCGAGCGTAGCGGCAAGCAGAAACACTGCCAGCACGGCAGCGATTGTCGAGAACTTCATTTtgcgcgaacgcgaaacgTACTGCGGCCGATCTTGGCCCTTGCCGGGCTGATAAGGCACCGAAAGGCCTACCACGAGGGGTTGCTTTCTGGGGCAGCATAATTAGGCCATCCAGCCCGTGCGAAGGGGTATGCGCATTATCTATTTCACTATCAACCGTGCCATTTGGCAGTGCTCTCCCCATTGTGAAGAATCCTTTTGCAAAGACTTCCAGTTGGTGCGCTGAAACATAAATCACAAGCTTCATATACCATTCCACAATTAAGTCGACCATATTACTTAGCGATTCTCTTCAcaaacccgaaccgaatccGTAGCGAAACGGCTCCGAAAGAAAGAGCTGGCCCGCCGAAAGAAATTCAAATACCTCATATCCAGCAACATGTTGCCACAACAGCACCCTCTCGGCGACGAACGATGCCGCCGCTAGCAGAATCGTTAAAATGGCCAATAAGAAACACTTTTATGGCCGCCTTAAATCctaccgaaccgaaaaaccaactGTTGGCGAAATTCCGGCGCACCAATTCGGTGGGACGGCGCCTTGCCGGGAGAAACGGCGCAACACGTGGGGGGACCAAATTAATTCCACCCGTTCGCTGGAGGGTTACCCATTgcccatttttatttcgatcgCCGATCCAAGATTCCCCCCCATTGGCAATAGTGGGCCCGGTTCCGAGCGCCGTTCCGAGGCACGGACAACGAATTGGGAATAGGTTTTCGGTCCGCAGTTTCCGCGGCTGGAAAGTGGACGACGGATATCTTCACTCGATCGGGTTCGGAAGGGCTAGTTGGGGAGAAAAGAATGTGAAACCAGCACCGGCAAAGCCCGGCAGCATCATGTATGTGGGGCGAACACATTTTGGTTTGCATCGCCACGCCTGACGAGGACGTTGGGGCTGTCTGGCCCTGAAGGAACCCATAACCGTCGGCCAGTGTGTGTCAGCTTCAACTGGCTTGGAGAGGGTACTTTGGAGCAGAGTTGTGATCCTGACACGACCAAGGCGTTCACTGGTGCCACGAAAAAACCGAACGCCCAAAAATCATGAATAGGGTCTACCCCGAGGGCTAAGGATGggttataaaaatgaagaGTGTTCTTCAAGCCACTTCCGATTTCTGTAGCGCATCATTTGGTTTTGATGGGTTATCGGAAGAAATTACAATTATTGCGATATTTTAAGCAATCTAATGGTTATTTCTTATATTTTCTCAGAATAGTATCAACCCAGCATAAACCGTTCCTCCCAACACCAACAGCGAGGACGGCGAGCATAAAATGCGTCGGCCCTCATCGGCGTATGGATTATGCCGagcgggcaaaaaaaaaaaagataaactTTACTACCAATTTCGCGCCACATTTCTTGCGGAACCGCGCGTAGGACGCAGCGCCCGGGTGCTGTTAGCTCCTCGCGCTGGGAATTCAAAGCTGGGCCCAAACGTCAGTAGCGGTAGTATATTTTCAGCCCTCGGAAagcccacggcacggcactgcGTTGCTTGGCCgagtggccgtggcggtgcgCACAATGTCGGGCGTCCCCATAAACTGGAACATTGCCGGCATAAGTCGCCCTAAGCCGCCCCGAGTGTCGCGCCAGAacaagaaagagagggaaaaaaagaatACCAAGAGCCCCCTAATGGACGTAGACTTTGAGCGTAGGCGGAATCCCCGCGCAGTTCGTTGGTGTCTgaggatttaatttaatttatttccactcTTGTGCCATTCGAAACACGAGATGCCGTCGGAGTCGGAACGGTTCGCATCCGTGACCAGCAGTTCCGTGCCCGAGAGCTAAACGCGTCCCGCGCGGCACAAAAGGCTACCGAGGGCTGCCAGGGCCAAAAACACCTGAACTCTGGTCTGAATGATAGGGGGCCTCCTTTACTGACCTACAACAAAGTACACTGGCTGGCAAGTAGCAGCAACCCAACTCCCCGCGGGGCCAATCACCATTCGGCTGCAGAAGCTCCAAATCAGCTTATATAGCCGGGTTATGATGTCAATTTTGCATATCACTCTCTAAGCGGCCCGGGAAGGTTGCGGCACGAGGCTTCTGGAGCTCTGGAGGCACAGCACGCACGTCACCCACAGCACGCACgggagctgctgttgctttgAGGCGGGACAAAGAATCAACCCTTTGAAACCTAATCCAATTCTAGCCTTACCCCAACGGCAACTGACGGGCGCGTCTACAACCCACGacccggttgccggttgcgcCCGACCACAGGGGGCCTTACCCAGGGGAGGGAGGTATTCAACAtgttatatttttattattcactTCGCTCGCATTATGCTAACCGCTTGACTACCGTGC encodes the following:
- the LOC131208706 gene encoding dual specificity mitogen-activated protein kinase kinase dSOR1, which produces MSKMTKNKLNLTLPPGSVDVPAGQQTTPTPSFKTPSGTEYVIGKHNLLGKPKNSIDALTETLEELEMEESARKRIKVFLSQKEKIGELSDEDLEKLGELGSGNGGVVMKVRHIPTQLIMARKLIHLEVKPAIKKQIIRELKVLHECNFPHIVGFYGAFYSDGEISICMEYMDGGSLDLILKRAGRIPEAILAKITAAVLKGLSYLRDKHAIMHRDVKPSNILVNSSGEIKICDFGVSGQLIDSMANSFVGTRSYMSPERLQGTHYSVQSDIWSLGLSLVEMAIGMYPIPPPDGKTLDLIFQDRGDDSSPGQNIIEPKPMAIFELLDYIVNEPPPRLEHNSFTDRFKDFVDRCLKKNPEERADLKTLMNHDWIKNIETEDVDIAGWVCRTMDLAPSTPKRNASPFAN
- the LOC131212513 gene encoding uncharacterized protein LOC131212513; the protein is MVSKDSIANLTDSSEQDHQQTNGEGTSINNGTSSPGSCKQDDNHLPGSPVKREENGNLLAAQDVLDSANRTPPSDFHSSEEDIYMLCTPNTKTVPSSAEKSASRKLTPKQIALRLHREKTRALKEQQKEEKRLQLQKEKDEKAREKEEQERQRRKEREEKEEQKRKEREEKEDQKRKERQEKEHAKQKEREEKEEQRRKEREEKEKRRQDELEQKLEEKRLKDEERRRKEEQKEEERKRRDEEKEAEEKKKQRVAETFTSFFVKKPSAATSGVLKASDDENSLGNMSTGATGREGMEVALTTGTGTPPRFMPFCVKGDMRLAPTTRATLDSKQKTTLDAFLQQRSFVALKPALTVDKLYLGELTSRCHNPRTSGKTWNTEEEEDENDDMMIGDETVCHQIEEDPDRTKQRFKVKFFLFDENQRPPYRGTWRKRSQQISARRPFALDTHFFDYDVDSDDEWEEEEPGESLHGSDDEKDVDHEEDYEVDNEFFVPHGHLSDEEMQAEGEDADGDPALDDNRPQVQKAKLKILQQEFVAEMKKKTEKIKPRLIGCIWENGGHKAGHTDRPDCSAIIWKMLTDRAMLYDPSEPISFTLPSTAPTNSNDTEVDPDAQSPGKENEKGPKRVRITDDAVCDLMRLVHGNTNKSKFLVREFQAFWKNLNGVTFSLESIHLKIREVASWGVCTIDGPMLGKPCWTVDDEILKMHKLTTLTLPNEWKYSLEGNNQTRRYAQKRRAQEETQETGQPADESVSNKNPSRKKVKPSNGHVTLKTQSMSNAPATVSITKFTKKLSAEEKMKMLTGIEKNSPKQRDALEIPETVTSPKPVANKPIKMGATPSPTLKKRAQLLSVPRVKELSSKLSPISKFLAKTPNKSHTEAVQIEPSSRLNIRREADTMRGIRNTLIALLLTVHVTSGMTIPEHMEILDGYDFGPPITEPDGEDEGYAEQRSLLEPFLFSAIRNRRANRAKRELAEEATTTPAGTDITEHEALPEAAMHVMRAAYDHDNKPVVERSWPNTPHKPEFQAKVIREEDDSNAAASVQVNEGIKSRAPRVNFITQQTKKSDQSEGGNPGREKVIRELYRKPVTGVYYERPRPKSFDSFMAPSQQPLFPSRMYSRYDPFPVIDRMYPPAPHRYDHYYERRYDVDYDSYFPRYKFPFYYYYPDNRYDVPLYHRDRNFLYTNELLHGIPSTPGSPPMRNRRIIYYATLPEIVRTPPNVELRYRNRDRFDRPHVVSSTPASFGSYKAPDRFGSPGDSRKEDKYVSSKPIKIVREADLLAGGVGIQSTKRLRKKELARRKKFKYLISSNMLPQQHPLGDERCRR